In Aegilops tauschii subsp. strangulata cultivar AL8/78 chromosome 3, Aet v6.0, whole genome shotgun sequence, one genomic interval encodes:
- the LOC109751495 gene encoding osmotin-like protein yields MASPKLLLLLATLLPSYGLLLADLAPMTLTVVNNCAYPIWPGIQGSAGSEVLEGGGFFLPSLSHRSFPAPAHAWSGRIWARTGCAPSAGGQLRCATGDCGGRLQCGGLGGAAPATLAQVSLHHGGDDQSSYGVSVVDGFNVGLSVTPHEGRGNCPVLACRKDLTQTCPGELQVRAAAPGGGGVAACKSGCLAFGTDELCCRGAYNSPAACRPSRYSDFFKSECPQAFTYAHDSPSLTHQCSAPRELKVIFCH; encoded by the coding sequence ATGGCTTCCCCTAAGCTTCTCCTCCTGCTCGCCACCCTCCTCCCGAGCTACGGCCTCCTCCTCGCCGACTTGGCCCCGATGACCCTGACCGTGGTGAACAACTGCGCGTACCCGATCTGGCCGGGCATCCAGGGGAGCGCCGGCAGCGAGGTCCTGGAGGGGGGCGGCTTCTTCCTCCCGTCGCTCTCCCACCGCTCCTTCCCGGCGCCCGCCCACGCCTGGTCCGGCCGCATCTGGGCGCGCACCGGCTGCGCGCCCTCCGCCGGCGGGCAGCTCCGCTGCGCCACGGGCGACTGCGGCGGGCGGCTCCAGTGCGGGGGCCTCGGCGGCGCGGCGCCCGCCACGCTGGCGCAGGTCTCCCTCCACCACGGCGGCGACGACCAGTCGTCCTACGGGGTGAGCGTGGTGGACGGCTTCAACGTGGGCCTCTCCGTGACCCCGCACGAGGGCCGCGGCAACTGCCCCGTCCTCGCCTGCCGCAAGGACCTCACACAGACCTGCCCCGGCGAGCTGCAGGTGCGCGCCGCGgcgcccggcggcggcggcgtggccgCGTGCAAGAGCGGCTGCCTGGCCTTCGGCACCGACGAGCTGTGCTGCCGCGGCGCGTACAACAGCCCGGCCGCCTGCCGCCCCTCCAGGTACTCGGACTTCTTCAAGAGCGAGTGCCCGCAGGCCTTCACCTACGCCCACGACAGCCCCTCCCTCACCCACCAGTGCTCCGCCCCGCGCGAGCTCAAGGTCATCTTCTGCCACTAG